The following are encoded together in the Lycium ferocissimum isolate CSIRO_LF1 unplaced genomic scaffold, AGI_CSIRO_Lferr_CH_V1 ctg10308, whole genome shotgun sequence genome:
- the LOC132041467 gene encoding uncharacterized protein LOC132041467 — translation MNVVPPKPANPKDRWYMPDFICAYHSNQVGHTTEYCINLRHKLQDMIDNHELILEPTPLNMDTNPLPKHGGNQIHMIERGDEWEESPAIICPDIEGLESTVASLSLQEQKEVLGPMTRKSEMSQSSVVAKKEPFMLKYPSTVARIQNEPFVLKTSGPVENAPFVIKSPHLMMVKRKEVAAVVQGMTRSGRCYTPEEPVLEAPRRENPQKRPITEGEAENFWRQMPVKDYSIVEHLHKTPARISVMSLLLSSSQHRLALMKALDEVQVPAGTISETLAEIVGYVVRAHRLSFSDDELPREGKTHNKALHITVKCRDKIIPQVLIDGGAGLNVCPVTTLKQLGYDVGKIRQSRTNVKAYDGATSDPIGEIDLHIQMGPAEFVVEFIIMDIKTSYNLLLGRPWLHAAGVVASSLHQSLKFIWDDQEVVIHGKGSIHNYPDNSVPVIEKSPSDTDFHTIELAMLDRRGDDEDIPMPPVYKMVATTMIRNGFEPGKGLGRNLQGIRKPVTIKNGKYRFGVGYKPCEAEEEEAEHGPRGPVKMRKPFPHLYQSFTACPLSHSGEDPEEGLRTLFWEEECAAIIEECFEALEIHHAKPGEMSSGWTSTPLFTLR, via the coding sequence ATGAATGTTGTTCCACCAAAACCTGCTAACCCCAAGGATCGATGGTACATGCCAGATTTCATCTGCGCCTATCATTCTAACCAAGTTGGCCATACTACCGAATATTGCATAAACTTAAGGCACAAGCTACAAGATATGATTGACAATCATGAGCTTATCCTGGAGCCAACACCTCTAAATATGGACACAAATCCTCTCCCGAAGCATGGAGGGAATCAAATTCACATGATAGAAAGAGGTGATGAATGGGAAGAGAGCCCTGCGATCATTTGTCCAGATATTGAAGGATTGGAAAGCACCGTCGCCTCGTTGTCCTTACAAGAGCAAAAAGAAGTGTTAGGCCCCATGACAAGGAAATCTGAGATGTCCCAGTCATCTGTTGTAGCCAAGAAAGAGCCCTTCATGCTCAAATATCCCTCAACAGTCGCTCGAATTCAGAACGAGCCGTTCGTACTCAAAACATCAGGGCCAGTTGAGAATGCACCTTTTGTGATCAAATCACCGCACCTGATGATGGTCAAAAGAAAAGAGGTAGCCGCTGTGGTTCAGGGTATGACCAGGTCTGGAAGGTGTTACACTCCAGAAGAGCCCGTACTCGAAGCACCACGTCGCGAAAATCCTCAGAAAAGACCAATCACTGAAGGTGAAGCTGAAAACTTTTGGAGGCAAATGCCAGTCAAGGATTATTCGATTGTTGAGCACTTGCATAAGACTCCTGCCAGGATATCAGTAATGTCATTATTACTCAGTTCGTCTCAACATCGCTTAGCCTTAATGAAAGCTttggatgaagtccaagtacccgccgGCACTATAAGTGAAACATTGGCCGAGATTGTAGGGTATGTTGTACGAGCGCATAGGCTATCATTTTCTGATGACGAATTACCAAGAGAGGGTAAGACCCACAACAAGGCCTTACACATAACAGTCAAATGCCGCGATAAGATTATCCCTCAAGTGCTGATTGATGGAGGGGCTGGGTTGAATGTATGCCCTGTGACGACTTTGAAACAGCTTGGATATGATGTTGGCAAAATCCGCCAGAGTCGAACAAATGTAAAAGCTTATGATGGCGCAACCAGTGATCCAATTGGAGAAATAGATCTACACATACAAATGGGTCCCGCAGAGTTCGTTGTGGAGTTCATTATCATGGATATCAAAACAAGTTATAACTTATTGTTGGGACGACCTTGGTTGCACGCCGCTGGGGTTGTGGCGTCTTCATTGCATCAATCTCTCAAATTCATCTGGGATGATCAAGAAGTCGTGATTCACGGTAAAGGAAGTATCCATAACTATCCGGACAATTCAGTACCGGTCATAGAAAAATCGCCAAGCGATACTGATTTTCACACCATTGAATTAGCCATGTTAGATCGCAGGGGGGATGATGAGGATATCCCTATGCCACCGGTCTACAAAATGGTTGCCACGACTATGATAAGAAATGGGTTCGAGCCCGGGAAAGGTCTGGGAAGGAACTTACAGGGAATTAGAAAACCAGTAACTATCAAAAATGGGAAATATCGATTTGGGGTTGGATACAAGCCGTGTgaggcagaagaagaagaagcagaacaTGGACCAAGAGGTCCTGTTAAAATGAGAAAGCCATTTCCTCATCTATATCAGTCCTTCACCGCATGCCCATTGAGTCACAGCGGCGAGGATCCAGAAGAGGGTTTAAGGACGTTGTTTTGGGAAGAGGAATGCGCAGCCATCATTGAAGAATGCTTTGAAGCACTGGAGATTCATCATGCTAAGCCAGGAGAAATGTCAAGTGGATGGACTTCTACCCCGTTGTTCACCTTGCGGTAG